From a single Microbacterium terrisoli genomic region:
- a CDS encoding fatty acyl-CoA synthetase, with the protein MNPRADSVDGVLRRSAARNPDRTALTFEDRTWTYRALDDAVSRAAGWLLATGAAKGDRIAAYGTNSDAYVIAFLACARAGLVHVPINYALRGDELSYLLTTSGARVVLVDPALAEASAPVCAALAIDQVVPLRCGPGSLLDAASTGAVPSFADEAEATDLVQLLFTSGTTSKPKAAMMSHGALVAEYVSCLIALDFTPDDRPLVCMPLYHSAAMHVFMLPYLSIGATISLLGAPVVPEILERVESERIGSLFLAPTVWVPLANHPDLDTRDLSSLTKAQYGASIMPVTVLQRLRERYPDLGFYNCFGQSEVAPLATVLRPEEHEERPASCGRPVFFVEARIVDAEGDEVPVGEAGEVLYRSPQLCDGYWNDPDATAEAFRGGWFHSGDMVTRDAEGFITVVDRIKDVINTGGIMVASREVEDALYTHAAVAEVAVVGMPDDRWIEAITAFVVLREGQDATADDLIAHVKRMIAPFKVPKRVAFVDELPRNQSGKLLKRELRARG; encoded by the coding sequence ATGAACCCCCGCGCCGACAGCGTCGACGGCGTGCTGCGTCGCAGCGCCGCCCGCAATCCTGACCGCACCGCTCTGACCTTCGAAGATCGAACGTGGACTTACCGCGCGCTCGACGACGCCGTCTCGCGCGCGGCCGGCTGGCTGCTGGCCACAGGGGCAGCGAAGGGCGACCGGATCGCGGCGTATGGCACGAACTCCGACGCCTATGTCATCGCGTTCCTCGCCTGCGCGCGCGCCGGGCTCGTGCACGTGCCGATCAACTACGCGCTGCGCGGCGACGAGCTCTCGTACCTGCTGACCACGTCGGGCGCACGCGTGGTGCTCGTCGATCCCGCGCTGGCCGAGGCATCCGCCCCCGTCTGCGCCGCCCTCGCCATCGACCAGGTGGTCCCGCTGCGCTGTGGCCCCGGCTCGCTGCTGGATGCCGCGTCCACCGGCGCGGTGCCCTCGTTCGCCGACGAGGCCGAAGCCACCGACCTGGTGCAGCTGCTGTTCACGTCGGGGACGACGTCGAAGCCGAAGGCGGCGATGATGAGCCACGGCGCCCTGGTCGCCGAATACGTCTCGTGCCTCATCGCGCTCGACTTCACGCCCGACGACCGACCGCTGGTGTGCATGCCGCTGTATCACTCGGCGGCGATGCACGTGTTCATGCTGCCGTACCTGTCCATCGGTGCCACGATCTCGCTGCTGGGGGCGCCGGTGGTGCCCGAGATCCTCGAGCGGGTCGAGTCCGAACGCATCGGGTCGCTGTTCCTCGCGCCGACGGTGTGGGTCCCGCTGGCAAACCACCCCGACCTCGACACGCGTGATCTGTCGTCGCTGACCAAGGCGCAGTACGGCGCCTCGATCATGCCGGTGACGGTGCTGCAGCGGCTGCGCGAGCGCTACCCCGACCTGGGGTTCTACAACTGCTTCGGTCAGTCCGAGGTGGCCCCGCTTGCCACTGTGCTGCGCCCCGAAGAACACGAGGAACGCCCCGCGTCGTGCGGACGCCCCGTGTTCTTCGTCGAGGCGCGCATCGTGGACGCCGAGGGCGACGAGGTGCCGGTCGGCGAGGCGGGCGAAGTGCTCTACCGGTCGCCGCAGCTGTGCGACGGGTACTGGAACGACCCGGATGCCACGGCCGAGGCGTTCCGCGGCGGATGGTTCCATTCCGGCGACATGGTCACCCGCGACGCCGAGGGGTTCATCACGGTGGTCGACCGCATCAAGGACGTCATCAACACCGGTGGCATCATGGTCGCCTCGCGCGAGGTCGAAGACGCGCTGTACACGCACGCCGCCGTCGCCGAGGTCGCCGTGGTCGGGATGCCCGATGACCGGTGGATCGAGGCGATCACGGCGTTCGTCGTGCTGCGCGAGGGGCAGGATGCCACGGCCGACGACCTGATCGCACACGTGAAGCGCATGATCGCCCCGTTCAAGGTGCCCAAGCGCGTCGCATTCGTCGACGAGCTGCCGCGCAACCAGAGCGGCAAACTGCTCAAGCGCGAGCTGCGCGCCCGCGGCTGA